The Geotrypetes seraphini chromosome 2, aGeoSer1.1, whole genome shotgun sequence genome contains the following window.
tgagattctgtatggaatgttgctactccttgggttttggccaggtactagggacctggattggccaccgtgagaacggactactgggcttgatggaccattggtctgacccagtaaggctattcttatgttcttatgtaacattcAACCACACAAGAGCGGCATTTACTGGCAGACTTGGGTAGCAAAGCCCAACTTGCATAAAGGCAGAACTGCAAATATGTCATCATGCCCtagagcagcgatggcgaacctatggcacgcgtgccagctgtggcacgcgaaggccttgcagctggcacgcgggaaggtccgcaatagagagctgcacgggtcacggggatcccgtggggacgcttccgaggggcttgcgagctacttttaaaattaccaaatcaaaatgatctaccaacaataaaataaaataaaaaaaaacacaaagcacactgtacgcagagaaaatgttaattatcatttatattctgcgggttttcaaagaggtcaaggcagatgactttaaaatatgcaatgtcacctcagtaacaactagacaaaaatagacaaatataccccctctctttttattaaaccacgctGCTCTCCACACTCATatgctccttgcgctaaaatccactactgcggtttagtaaaagggggccatagtgcaaaatatagacagcggatataaattctcaaaacggacaaatttggatcactaaattgaaaataaaatcatttttcctacctttgttgtctggtgatttcatgagtctctggttgtacttccttcttctgactgtgcatccaatatttcttcccttctttcagcctgctgtatgcttccagacctcattccctccaccaactttttcttcctctctccctgccccttcccctttctttctttctgtctccctgcctccccttctttctttctccctgcctgccccttctttctttctccctgccctcccccaagccactgccgctgccatcagggaacaggcctccaaaccaccatcgtcccaagctctccctgcttcccaatgCAGAAGCGCTGGGCTGACCAGCCTTCACccccgattggctggcccggaacttcctctccaacatcagcattgacgttgggtggggaaggctggtcAGCTCAGTGCTTCTgcatcgggaagcaggtagaatgccAGTGATATCAATAGACCCAAACAATTCAAGTAGTAGAAAGAGATAAGGGAATGCCAAATGTGTCAGAAACCTCAATTTAGAGTGGCAGGAAAGGGGTTTCACTAGCAGGAACAAAAATTCTCCCGAAAAGGCTctttattcattggggaattctgCTCAAAAATGGAAACTTCTGTTCACAATATCTTAAAATTTTGCAGTCTTCATTTGTTTCATCTGAATAGTAATGCATAATGTCGGATGGAAAAATGTCATTACCAAGGCTGAGATGCAGAATTCAATTTTCTTCTCGATGTATTCACAGATGATAGAAGGATCAGTATAAGGTGTTGAGTGCAGCTGGACCCCAAGATTTCTGACTTGGAATGGTGTTAGAGGCCATTTTTGAAGTCAGTCTATTCAGGGGTGTGTATATAGTGCCCCATGACAAGAAATACGAAATTACgcgataaccggaacagagctagtgaaatgcaacatatgcacTCGTACATTGCTTGTTGGATAATTTGTCCGCACACAGTGCAACACTCAGCCTTTAGTCGTGTAGCAGCCAAGAggtcagaaatagagaatgagacggggacaaatttttttgtgAGTTTtgtgtaagctctgccttaaccacataaacctcgaacacttctgattttaaacggtttgaggcttgtgcagatgaggacagagtttgcaggaatgggactgggacaggaaaatgagttcctgcagggactcggaaaaaatttgtccacatgtcattctcgaggcactccattgcaagattgcactatCGAAgaacaactaaactaaactaaaccttaagtttatataccgcactttctttgggcagaaggagtgaaacctgtggaaattcaccatcagatgGACATAGTactatgaatcaacaaaaggtttttTGAGTAGgttaaaaggtttaaagcgggaagaataaGTGTAATCgatgaaggtcgttctggtcacaacattgtgcacacaagagcacCTTGACATCTTCCTTACAGCCTGGCAATTATCACATCTTCAGTGCACTGCGAGGTTGCAGATTCACCtttgatgatgaagtaaaggaagcggttcTCAAGTGGCTTTTGGAGCATCTTGTGAAATGAAGTGATCTGTTCAGTTGCTCAGTTATTTTCTATTAAAGACTTTTTGATTAAGTCAGACGCACATAGGCACAAGGGCCCTTTTTCTAGGGAGCTTATAATCAATCTTAAGTGCCAGATGAGGGCATGGAATATCAAGCCAAGGTCTTCTGCTTCTAAGTCAGTGTCTCTGGCACAcgaaaatggagcaaatgtttttcacagcacattataattgaaatgataaaatgtcaaaaccaacaaaaaattcaatttgagacttctttatttaaagttttttaagccatatataggtaattgtaacaacggtgaaactaaagtagatagaatagaattgctcatCCAAGCGATGggtgagcttgtttttgagtgtctCGATAATCGACAAGCAAACGCgcgtttcatcatccaccatctgcagtcaaagaatgatgcttgtctgggcggttgtatccttacgcacacagacactcataactgACAgattcttagaaacatagaagatgacggcagaaaagggctccagcccactctgcttacctaccccctgtctatgccctaatgacccaatttccttatcttaaagtctggcacgctgtctgcatGTCATCTATTCAAGTGTATACTtacgaagggaatttttaaaaataaagtcaaattctggaatctcttcggggcacacagtttgagagccaCTGCACTAAGTCATCTGCTAAAAGTCTGGGGCGTGAACTGGATGACATGCCACCTTGTGTGCACAAACAGATGTGGAAGTGACGGGTGTTTGTGCCAGCAGTTCCCTGACCTAGCACAGGCGTTTCTAATAACATGCAATCTCTCCAAAGTGATGACCTTTCCATGCAGGAATTATATACAGACCACAGCTGGAATGATTCCCTAATAGAAGCCTAGTGAGCCCCTGTGGCTTTAGGATAGGATATTCCTGACACTGCTTTTCGACCTCAGCTCAGTATTGCGGAAGCCTTACCTCTGCATGAACTAGGAATGCACTCCTTACCACTTCATATCAGCAGGACACCAGCACAATCAAACAGATCACAGGAAACAAAGGTGACAAAGTggcaggagagagatgccaggatgTGACCTTGCTCAGTACTTTCGTGGGACGGAGTCCATCAGGGCCCATGCCCTCTCATTTATGCAAATGGATTTTTGGTCATttcacactccctcctgcttctgTAGCCTGAATCTAGAAACTCGTTTCTTGAAAGAACAAATGTCTTTCAGATTTCTGCCTTTTgctgctcttcagcttggagaagagacagctcagggatgATATGCTAGCGGCCTataaaaataatgagtggagtggaaagggtagctgtgaatcgcttgttcactctttccaaaaatactaggactaggggacatgtgatgaagctactaagtagtagatttaaaacaaaccagagaaaatgtttcttcatgcaacaagtgattaaactctggaattcattaccagagaatgtggtcagatcggttagcttagcagggtttaaaaaaggtttggctagatttcctaaaggagaagttcataaaccattattgaaatggatattgagaagcataaaatttgttttactatttggaaacaggatactgggcttgatggacctttggtctatcccagtatggcaattcttatgtaccctCATTATCTTACCTATTGCCTCTTCCTTTCAAGCTTTCAGCTATTTGGCCCTTTTTCTGTCTTTCAAGTCTAAGGCTGACTGTGTATGTTTGTTTGGCCTTACTTTGGCCAGGACCCAGGTGTGGGTAAGAACTGACCTTCCTTGCTTATTATTTACTGGCttcttgaagaaattcacccaaggcggtaaTGGACAATTTGATCATCATAGTATATATATTGCTTATGCTGTCAACTACAAGGCACATTAAAACATCTTAAGCAAAGGGGATTCATTTCGAGGCAGTTGGCGACTAGTTAGTTGCTTGGAAGAATGAAGCGAGCCAGGTGTCATGTTCTCTATTAGACTTTTTAGGAGTTTGATTGCTGTTTTCATTATGTTTGTTGAATGTGTTCAAGTTTTCTTCTGTTAAAGGCAAATATAAATATACCATTTTAATTGAACCTAGTCTTCTAGCTGCCTgccctctctgcctccctttgtattttggataattctacCTCTCATATGACTCTGCTGTCTGAAGGAGTAATTTTCAAAAAGTATTAGGAGGAAAGGAAGATTTGTAATGCCAGAGAAAGGATGATGGTGAATGTAGAATTGGCTGCCCTGAGGCCATGAGCATCAACAGAGACACACATTTGAGCCTGATAAAGAGGGACAAGGGGCCGAGAAATAACAGAGAGGAGAGCCCTGGGCACAGCAGGTGGTGGTGCACGTGGGGGGTTGAGACAAAGGAAGAGGGAGTGATCAAGCTTGGGAAGGGTTCAGGTCAAGATAACACTACAGATGGTTTGCACCAGCTCTAAGCAACGTAGTCACAACACTCCTTCTTCCAATCCAGAGCCCTATTTAAAAGTCTTCAAGACGCTCTTCTAGGGCTTTCACTTGCAGCTGTTCTTGCTTCCATGCTCCTGAGATCATTCAAGCACCTCATTGATTTAGTTGGGATTTAGCAGAAGTGTCAAGTgaagaaggaaaaggaaagatCAAAGTCCGTGCAAACAACACAACAAAGCAACATTGGAAGTAATCTAATCTCTAGGAAGCTGATGGCCATTTCTTCTTATATTAATCATTCTTCAATTCTATTTATACTCTATCTTGAATAATTTtatcaaaaaatatttgaaatgaaTCTTATCTGCCTCTGCATTCCACCGCTGTCTGAAGACGTTTGCTGTCGTAATTCCTGCTATACTGTACATCTTTTTATATCAATAAACTCAAACAATAGTTATAACTTCTGGAAAGGAGATGAAGAAGCTACAAATAAACAGAATTATTTCATCAGATGGGGTGACGGTATGGCCGAGTACAATGTTTGTATGTGTGGCTTTGACTTTTGTCTACCACTGGCTGTCTGGTACCAGCTCTCTTTAGCCTGTACATATGGTATCTTTCGGCACTTTAACATATATTTGTCTCCTCTTCAGCGTATCCCACTATAAGTGACAAATATTACTTGCTGATATGGTGGAGAGCTGCATTTTCTGTGTATGATGCTGAGTTAGGTAATGTAGGATAGGGGAGGGTATCGCAACATCCTGAATTGCAGCTTGTAATTCCATTTGACTCTCCAGTCACTGACCAGAGAGCCCTTGTGGACCTCATGTCACAGAGGCTGCTAATGTCAGAAAAGATCAGAGCTCGCACACAGCTGTTGAACCTGGAAGGTCACAGAGCTTCCTAATTTACTATGAGTcaccctctatcccctttccccaGTCTTCTCTCTCCCCTGTGAATTGCAGGATATCGTGCTCGCATCAGACAAAAGAGAGACTGAGTGTGGGGATGTGTAAGTTTATAGGTCATGCTTGCCTAATATTGAAAGAGAGAGAGCGAAAGTGTCCCTATCGGTGTACTGCTTTGGGTCTCTTGTCAATGGGTCACTGGCCTGTTTGCAtgtgcatatgttctggtttggCCTGCTCTGGCCTGTTCTGGTTTGGGTGTCTGCACAAGCCCGCTTACACTTTGTCTTTCAAGAAACCATTTTTCTCTACCACTTCTCTACCTGTACAGTTTGGGATGTATTAAGAGCTAAACATGAAAAGTCCTCTGACCGTTCTCCTCTCAAACACTTCCCCAAGGCCTGTGGTACCCACTGTTGTCAGAGCTGGCAGGACCCTCTTACCTGCTTCCTCTGGTTGCTTAAGCAGAAAGTGCAGATCTGTTTGGGCTGCGAGTTCTCACTGTCCCGAAGGGGACTGCTGCTTCCATGATGGTAAAAGGAGCTGCTGCTGTGGCATGGCTGCCCGTCCCCACATGCCTCCCCCACCAGGAGTACATTGCCAAGGTGGGAGATGTAGCTAGACGCCAACCTCAGAGTCTCAATCTTGGACAGCTTGCGGTCAGCAGGTTCTGTGGGGATCAGAGTTCTCAGGGCTGTGAAGGCAGTGTTCACGCTGTTGGTGCGGTCCCTCTCCCGAGCATTGGCTGTGTGCCTCTGCCGGGGCTCCTGGTTTATCCGGTTGGATTTCTTGTTCGACCTTCTTTTCCTGCCCTTGAGGCTGAAGCCAGTTGGATCCAAGTGGAAGGACTTCTCATCAGAACTGGAGCTGTCACTGTCACTCTCCTCATCCTCAGACATCATGCTGATCTCAGGGTATAGATAGCGGGTTGGGGCTGGACGCAGCATGGCAAAGGACATTGCTGGATGCTAAGTAGCAGGGAATAGGGGAAGATAAAAATAGAAGCAGGAATAAACCAGGCAACAAAGCGGCGGACTCCGCTGAACAGCTTCTGCCAATGGGAGAATGGTGCCTAGTTGACTTCTGTTGTAAGGCGGTTGGCTGGGTCACTCACTCCACATGCCAAGTGGTGTTCCTGGGAAAAAGTTGAGGGAGAGGGTGGATGACTACAGCTTGGTTGTTGTCATTGGTGGAAGATAAGCTTTCCAATTGACGTATGCCTTTAGAAGGATAGATCTTAGCTGGCTCCTGCCATGGGCTAGGTTTGGGGACCCAGTTGCCAGATAATTCCTGGTGGTTGCCTGTTGTTTTGTTCCTTTTGGGATGATGGTGGTTTGTTGGCTGCCTTCTGCTGTTGGGGGAGATGAGCCGTAGGCGTTAATAACTGCAGGCTGGATTCTGTCTTTGAGCAGATGGGCCTCTCCTAAGCAGGATAGCAGAGCAAGGCACCAACAATGCTGTGATGCAACCTTCTCTTCTGTAGTCCTTGAACAAATCCTTGCGTGCTGAATAGACGTTGCAGCCTGTCCCTCTTGTTCCTCACACGTGTGTGTGTAAAGATTGAAACTCCTGTAAGATTTTGGAGTTTTATAGCTGCAGTCCCTGACTACCTGGCTCCTCCTCTTGAAATTTCCACAGCTGAGTCGGAGCAAGGATCAGGCAATCTTCAaaggggaaaggggggtgggggagggagagaagaaggggtgTTAACCTTTGCAGATCTCAGATGTCCAACAGCAACTGAGATGGAAGTAAAAGTATCCGATAGGTTTAGTGAAGCACCAGAAGTACGTGaatttataaatgaatgaaaCACACAGTCTTTGCTGCTAGAAGACAGAAGGAAGATAAGTTTAGCAGCAGGGAGTTGCAAGAGCTGAAATGGGTAATGGGAAGAGCATTTCAAATGATCCTCTCCTGTGAGGATAGGCTAAAGgttagttagggctcttcagtttggaataGAAGGATATGATTCGGAGTGAATCGATTTCTCATCCTTCCAAAAGTACAAAAATGAGGGGAAACTGAATGAAGTTACTGGATatggaaatacttctaaaaccaataggaggaaatatttttgtactcaaagaatagttaagctctgaaactcattgccagagtTAGTGTAGCTTGGTTtacaaaaaaggtttggacaagttcctggaggaaaagtccatagtctgccctGGGATCGGGAGCAGGATCTCTTTATCAATAAACTTACTAGAAAGCCAATAGCTTATCTAAACTTCTGTCTATTAATAATACTAGCTCAAGCAATGTGATGGTGTCGTGCAAGTCGTAGCCCTACACGCGGCAGGAGAGGAAAGCCAAACAGTGAAATGCCGATTGATGTCAATTTAGTGAACGCCCATAAGTCACACAAGGCAATTtgataagttatttatttaacgaTCTGGaaagaaaagggttttttttaatgccgaTGACATGTTCTCTGGGTTTTACACGGCCAAGATTTCTTCCAAAATTTGGGAGGACAGTGGAGGGGCTCTTTTGATAGCCTTGTGCATGCAGCCTAGGTAGGGCTAGAAGTTGCACGACACCATCACATTGTTTGAGCTATTACTAATAGACAGAAGTTTAGATAAGCTACACACGTTCACTATTAGCTTTAGAGTAAGTTTATTGATAGTGATTTTTTTGTTTACTATAATTCTTGGGTAAATTGCTATTGTTTgggtctgccaggtacttgtgacctggattggaaacaggaaactgggctagatggaccattggtctgaccagtacggctgtttttatgtatatgtgtgtggtgGGCAGCAGGAGAATGTGTATATCTTGGCCTGCCAAACTATTGAAATTCTGTGCTAATAAACAGGTCCGATCGATTTCACAGTTCAGAGCAATGCATAGCACCAAATCCTTACTGTTAGAACTATCCTCTTGCGTCAGGCTGCATTTGACACAGTTGATCACTGTTAAAATGGTTCATGGAATTTGTCAGAAAAGCTTGGAACCACAGGGTTGGCTATTTTCTTGTTCCTTGAGCAACAGATTCTCCTTTCCCCATATCCATAATCTTCCTGCTATGCCTAGTCAAAGAATTCTTGATGATctgggtatatggacacagaaaaACGTCCTCAATCTCAAAAAACTAAAGACAAAAAGTCTCTGCTTTGGCGACAATAATGCACTGCTGGCGACAGGAGAAAAGCTAAAGATCGAGAAAACTTCAAAGCTACTAGATGTCATTCTGGATTCCAGTCTCAGCTTTGGTTAAGAATTCTTCTTCCGTCTCAGGCAATTAAGAGCAATAAGATCCGTCTTAGCTTCAGAACAGTTGCGCAAGCAGTATTACTAccatacttaccccctctttttacaaaggtgcgctaaacacACGTGTATGTTATGCTATGGATGCGTTacagttagcgcacgcgttgatttagtgtgcgctaaatccacgcaaAAACgcttaacgcgcctttgtaaaagagggccttagactactgtaactccttaTATTACAACATTGCCGAAAAAGAATTTCTACAAAATACAGTGGCtagttttattatttattcaaaaatgtatataccgcatacacaTATCACATAGATAAAATCTTATTTTCCTGCGATTTCCACATAACTGGACAATCCGATTTGAAAAAGTTAGTCCATTGCGAGCTACAAATGAAAAAGAGTTCAATTGAAGTTTGTTGCATGGAGAGAACTTCAATAGACTAATATTGGATATTAAGCTCATGCACCACCTCGCATCTCGCCTTAAAAGCTATTAGAGTCTTCCTTTGCCTACCAAGGTTCCAAAGTCTGAACTAGTCTTCCTCTGGATCTACGACAACTCCCCACCGACTACAGTTTCAGGAAATGCGAAAGACACATCTTTTCTCTCTTAAACTCCTTGAAACCTACCTGTCTAAGATCTACTatcactactatttatcatttctgtagcactcaatagaaggtccctgctctgaagagcttacaatctcatcTGGACAGGCAGACAAGACATGTCAGGGTTGGGGTGTTTTTAACCGAAGGTAATTGATGGTgaatgggcttttagcttggatttgaataccgttaaagacggagcatgacgtattgactctggcagcctgtaaTGTCAACCTTATGTCctgtaattagattgtaaacagCAATGATTCTGAGATATAAGAAACTGGATGGTTGGATCCTGGGTCAGGATATTCTGATCCCGGGTGGAGAGTATAAAAACCACTTAAAACTACACTAGTTTTAGAAGCTTTTCAATAAATGATCTGTTGTTTAATGCTGCTTTTAAGATGACTGACTCTGTGAAATCTTGGTTTTAAGATATGTGTAGAAGTCGTGCTTGCTTTACTTTTGTAATGCAATTGGCAGTTGACAAatcttttgaaaaaaaataagcaaACGTGTGCTGGGCAGCAGTACTCCAGAGGAGAATGGGGAGCCAGGAGAAGATCTGGTTGGATTTCAGGGCTTCAAGAGAAGGCAAGAGATCCTGAGTGATGAGCCCACTCGGATTGGGGCTGAGACCATCTCCCCGCTTAACATCGCCAAGTATCATTTCCCTATTGTTGGATAGAAACATTGGTGCCCAGGGCAGCCAGACATGGTGGAGTAACTTGCACTGCCTAATTCTGTAGCCTGCCAACGAGTTAAATCAAGTCATCTTCTATTCCGTTCTCCCCAACAAActcaatttgccatagttagactacaaggtttttcaatacaagttttatcctaacttgacagatactaaggggctcataatcaaagcacggctttttaggcctctgaatgccgctgaacacccagagctgaaagagatGTTTTAGGAGGAATAGTgagggcaggacatgggccgacctagacttagtcgtactacagggataatcaaaagttttacgatggaacttatacgttgtgacttaggcgatctaaaaacaggtctaagttctCAGAAggtcaaagtgaccagataaccactgcagacacaaagtacagaccccccccccactcccccagtgatcactgacccttccccccacaacaccatacatcagcacctggcataggaaagcctagtagagcttaagtagtctgggggaggtgggctagtgaaccatagagaggagggcccaggcccgtaagctactctaaccactgcattcatggtggaaaatgtgagtccaccaaacccccaaaaccctactgtactgccacctacagccataagggctattggggtggtagacagttgtggtgagatgtttatatggcaccctttttgtgaagttcacagcagtgccctatctgggtggccagtctatcactttgctgacccctcccatgtccaaaaggtcttgttctaggcattttggacttggatgaatttttggatgagaatgcagTATGTAGATGacttggcggtctggacgatcaaacggctggacataaAATTAGATGATTctcggaaaaaaaatattttggacgtattttccgagaatggactttagacgctgccaactttgggcaactagcactCTAGGCCCCAAACAGGGTTTT
Protein-coding sequences here:
- the SCX gene encoding basic helix-loop-helix transcription factor scleraxis, which produces MSFAMLRPAPTRYLYPEISMMSEDEESDSDSSSSDEKSFHLDPTGFSLKGRKRRSNKKSNRINQEPRQRHTANARERDRTNSVNTAFTALRTLIPTEPADRKLSKIETLRLASSYISHLGNVLLVGEACGDGQPCHSSSSFYHHGSSSPLRDSENSQPKQICTFCLSNQRKQSKERERKTALRS